A part of Desulfofundulus salinus genomic DNA contains:
- a CDS encoding radical SAM protein, translating to MRDPACEEITREHPCYNKAAARWFGRVHLPVAPDCNIKCRYCTRLYDCANENRPGVTSRLMTPGEALEYLKRVVERDGRIRVVGVAGPGEPLANKATIYTLQLVHHRFPELIKCISTNGLLLAEKLPELQEAGVRAVTVTVNAVSPVVGSRIYDYVSYRGQVYKGTAGAELLWRAQHAGIRLVRELGMVVKVNSVLIPGVNDDHLEEVARAVKAAGAHVMNIIPLIPQGKFAGLLPPPPERVNLLRQKLSPIIEQMTHCRRCRADAVGMLS from the coding sequence ATGAGAGATCCAGCCTGTGAGGAGATAACCAGGGAGCATCCCTGCTATAATAAAGCCGCTGCCAGGTGGTTCGGGCGCGTACACCTGCCGGTGGCGCCGGACTGTAACATAAAGTGTCGTTATTGTACCCGGCTCTACGACTGCGCCAATGAAAACCGCCCCGGCGTGACCAGCCGCCTGATGACCCCGGGGGAAGCCCTGGAGTACCTGAAACGGGTGGTGGAAAGGGACGGGCGCATCCGGGTGGTGGGCGTTGCGGGTCCCGGGGAGCCCCTGGCCAATAAAGCCACCATATATACCCTGCAGCTGGTGCATCACCGTTTTCCAGAGCTGATCAAATGTATCAGCACCAACGGCCTGCTGCTGGCTGAAAAGCTGCCGGAACTGCAGGAAGCAGGGGTGCGGGCGGTGACGGTGACGGTGAACGCTGTTTCACCGGTGGTAGGCAGCCGGATTTACGATTACGTATCTTACCGGGGGCAGGTATATAAGGGGACTGCCGGGGCGGAACTGCTGTGGCGGGCCCAGCATGCGGGCATCCGCCTGGTCCGGGAACTGGGCATGGTCGTTAAAGTAAACAGCGTGCTTATTCCCGGAGTAAATGACGATCACCTGGAAGAGGTGGCCCGGGCGGTGAAGGCGGCCGGGGCGCATGTCATGAATATTATCCCCCTGATTCCCCAGGGGAAGTTTGCCGGCCTGCTTCCACCGCCGCCGGAGCGGGTCAACCTGCTGCGTCAAAAGCTGTCTCCCATTATTGAGCAGATGACCCACTGCCGGCGCTGCCGGGCGGATGCGGTGGGGATGCTGTCATGA
- a CDS encoding homocitrate synthase translates to MQVHIVDTTLRDGEQAPGVAFNLQEKVTIARMLDRLGVAQIEAGTPAMGEMEQQAIAAIVRLGLKSRVSTWNRMVLADIRASLACGVQHVHISAPVSGIQIRYKLGKNHQWVLDRLRQACLYALDHGLSVTVGAEDASRADPGFLLEIAFLAGEVGAKRLRYCDTVGILDPFTTFERLVWLKENTTLELEFHGHNDFGLATANALAAIKAGVGWVDATISGLGERAGNTSLEELYRVLTELYGLDPGLNTRYLPLLGRFVARAAGRLNQYFLQTALRDGISRGCRQTNLCSPQ, encoded by the coding sequence ATGCAGGTGCATATTGTGGATACGACCCTGAGGGATGGAGAGCAGGCACCGGGGGTGGCTTTCAACCTGCAGGAAAAGGTGACCATCGCCAGGATGCTGGACCGGCTGGGGGTGGCCCAGATCGAGGCCGGCACGCCGGCCATGGGGGAAATGGAGCAGCAGGCCATTGCGGCCATTGTCCGGCTGGGTTTAAAAAGCCGGGTGAGCACCTGGAACAGGATGGTGCTGGCGGATATCCGCGCTTCTTTAGCCTGTGGGGTACAGCATGTGCACATTTCTGCCCCCGTTTCCGGCATTCAAATCCGCTATAAACTGGGGAAAAACCATCAATGGGTGCTGGACCGCTTACGGCAGGCCTGCCTCTATGCCCTGGATCACGGTCTTTCCGTGACGGTGGGGGCGGAGGATGCTTCCCGTGCAGACCCAGGCTTTTTACTGGAGATTGCCTTTTTAGCCGGGGAAGTGGGTGCAAAACGGCTGCGTTACTGTGATACCGTAGGCATCCTGGACCCGTTTACCACTTTTGAACGTCTCGTCTGGCTGAAGGAGAACACGACCTTAGAGCTGGAGTTCCACGGGCACAATGACTTCGGCCTGGCCACGGCCAACGCCCTGGCGGCCATTAAGGCCGGTGTCGGTTGGGTGGATGCCACCATCAGCGGGCTGGGGGAAAGGGCAGGGAATACTTCCCTGGAGGAACTATACCGGGTACTTACCGAACTTTACGGTCTGGATCCGGGACTGAACACCCGTTATCTACCCCTTCTGGGCCGCTTCGTGGCCCGGGCGGCAGGGCGGTTGAATCAATATTTTTTACAAACAGCTTTAAGGGACGGTATTTCCAGGGGATGCCGGCAAACAAATCTTTGCTCTCCACAGTGA